A single region of the Vagococcus teuberi genome encodes:
- a CDS encoding WYL domain-containing protein, with product MINSRKSSKKMAYLATAIATNILLGSINTFSGVPFLFLDSIGTIFISSHFKLKYGLLTAIGTHFLLSVIHGPLALPFMLVGLSIAVVSHFFKSFMHSYKKAILAGIIIALIGAFFSAPVRIVLYSGFKGIQKSASDLVFILLNHKELGEINRSKRGYYQLTEFKERSYMNDYELFMIFKILFASRGFHKHDLEKIYHKLFTSVDDKPIMDKLLANERFYYDGVPKTDIYPSLKRLVQAMLNQQMVEFTYTKNGETKVFKRQPIDIYFSDLYFFMISAKHTVKDDTDFNELNKFRINNMKKIKVLNERQSLDYTNRFQGGVLRNQTALPFLASLLH from the coding sequence ATGATCAATTCAAGAAAATCTTCAAAGAAAATGGCCTACCTTGCGACAGCCATTGCAACAAATATATTACTAGGTTCTATTAACACGTTCTCTGGTGTACCTTTTTTATTTTTAGATTCAATTGGTACAATTTTTATTTCATCACATTTTAAATTAAAATATGGTTTACTGACAGCTATTGGGACACACTTTTTACTATCTGTCATTCATGGCCCACTTGCACTTCCCTTTATGCTAGTCGGTCTATCAATTGCCGTTGTCTCCCATTTTTTTAAATCATTTATGCATTCATACAAAAAAGCCATTTTGGCAGGTATCATAATTGCCCTGATTGGCGCATTTTTTAGTGCACCAGTTCGAATTGTGCTTTATAGTGGATTCAAAGGAATTCAAAAATCGGCAAGTGACTTAGTTTTTATTTTATTAAATCACAAAGAATTAGGAGAAATTAATCGAAGTAAAAGAGGCTACTATCAACTAACTGAATTTAAAGAACGGTCGTACATGAATGATTATGAGTTGTTTATGATTTTCAAAATATTATTTGCTAGTAGAGGGTTCCACAAACATGACTTAGAAAAGATTTATCATAAATTATTTACAAGTGTGGATGACAAACCAATTATGGATAAATTACTGGCTAATGAGCGTTTCTACTACGATGGTGTACCAAAAACAGATATCTATCCTTCTTTAAAACGATTAGTTCAAGCCATGCTAAATCAACAAATGGTCGAATTCACCTATACAAAAAATGGTGAAACAAAAGTTTTTAAACGGCAACCTATTGATATTTATTTCTCTGATTTATACTTTTTTATGATTTCAGCAAAGCACACTGTCAAAGATGATACAGACTTTAATGAATTAAATAAGTTTCGAATTAACAACATGAAAAAAATTAAAGTACTTAATGAACGGCAATCACTTGATTATACAAATCGTTTTCAAGGTGGTGTTTTGAGAAATCAAACGGCTCTACCTTTTTTGGCGAGCCTATTACATTGA
- the folB gene encoding dihydroneopterin aldolase, producing the protein MGKVRINNMLVYTYNGVMGEEKVLGQKLELDIELTLPLEEAGKTDDLHQTISYADVYTDVKTALESKSFDLIEAVTYYVLDILGEKYGDMLEQALVRTRKYHVPIAGFFDNVEIEMERDY; encoded by the coding sequence ATGGGAAAAGTTAGAATTAATAACATGCTAGTTTATACTTATAACGGTGTAATGGGGGAAGAAAAAGTACTAGGACAAAAACTAGAATTAGATATAGAGTTGACATTACCGCTAGAAGAAGCAGGTAAAACAGATGATTTACATCAAACTATTAGCTATGCTGATGTGTATACAGATGTCAAAACAGCTTTGGAATCTAAATCATTTGATTTGATAGAAGCTGTTACTTATTATGTGCTAGATATATTAGGTGAAAAATATGGTGATATGCTTGAACAAGCTCTAGTTAGAACGAGAAAATATCATGTCCCAATTGCCGGTTTTTTTGATAATGTCGAAATAGAAATGGAAAGAGATTATTAA
- a CDS encoding threonine aldolase family protein → MISFANDYLEGAHEKVLNRLIETNMEQEFGYGSDSYSKEAIEKIKELIECPDASIRFLVGGTQTNQVVIDSVLDKFEGVLAPETGHINVREAGAIEYSGHKVLTLPSENGKISVQSVKDYLDLFNQDETKEHMVTPGMVYISFPTEYGTIYSYDELEELSRVCHENNLPLFIDGARLGYGLVSDEADVTIKDIAHFSDVFYIGGTKIGALCGEAVVFTKNNEPRQFVSIVKQHGALLAKGRLLGVQFLTLFTDNLYFDISKHAVDMSQKIKRAFLDKGYELYFDSPTNQQFVIMTNEQVKELKENISFATWEKYDDLHMVIRFVTSWGTSEENVEKLISYI, encoded by the coding sequence ATGATATCATTTGCAAATGACTACCTTGAAGGTGCTCATGAAAAAGTTTTAAATCGGCTTATCGAAACAAATATGGAGCAGGAATTTGGTTACGGCTCTGATTCCTATTCCAAAGAAGCAATCGAAAAAATAAAAGAATTAATTGAGTGTCCAGATGCTTCCATTCGTTTTTTAGTTGGTGGAACTCAAACAAATCAAGTTGTGATTGATTCTGTTTTAGATAAGTTTGAAGGAGTGCTGGCACCAGAAACTGGACATATCAATGTTCGTGAGGCTGGAGCCATCGAGTATAGTGGTCATAAGGTATTAACCTTACCATCTGAAAACGGAAAAATTTCAGTTCAATCAGTTAAAGATTATTTGGATTTATTTAACCAAGATGAAACCAAAGAACACATGGTGACGCCTGGTATGGTTTATATTTCATTTCCGACTGAGTACGGGACAATTTATTCATATGATGAGTTAGAAGAATTATCGAGAGTTTGTCATGAAAATAATTTGCCATTATTTATTGATGGCGCTAGACTTGGTTATGGCTTGGTTAGTGATGAGGCAGATGTGACAATTAAAGATATTGCACATTTTTCTGATGTGTTTTATATTGGCGGAACAAAAATCGGTGCTCTATGTGGGGAAGCTGTTGTATTTACTAAAAACAATGAGCCTAGACAATTTGTTTCAATCGTCAAACAACATGGCGCTTTACTCGCTAAAGGAAGGTTACTAGGGGTTCAGTTTTTAACGTTATTTACAGATAACCTTTATTTTGACATTAGTAAGCATGCAGTCGACATGTCACAAAAAATTAAACGAGCTTTCTTAGATAAAGGCTATGAGTTATACTTTGATTCACCAACGAATCAACAATTTGTCATTATGACAAACGAACAAGTTAAAGAGTTAAAAGAGAATATTTCGTTTGCAACATGGGAAAAATATGATGACCTCCATATGGTTATAAGATTTGTTACAAGTTGGGGGACGTCAGAAGAAAATGTTGAAAAATTAATTTCATATATTTAA
- a CDS encoding metal-sensitive transcriptional regulator — translation MEDTKRKVSNRLKRSEGQIRGVLKMLDEDKSCRDIVVQLSAIRSSIDRAIGVVVAENLIDCIEEESITQEDRDEKIKEAIDLVIKK, via the coding sequence ATGGAAGACACAAAAAGAAAAGTTAGTAATCGTTTGAAGCGTTCGGAGGGACAAATTAGGGGAGTTCTTAAAATGTTAGATGAGGACAAAAGTTGTCGTGATATTGTGGTCCAATTATCTGCTATCCGCTCAAGTATTGATAGAGCAATTGGCGTCGTCGTGGCTGAAAACTTGATTGATTGTATTGAAGAAGAATCAATCACTCAAGAAGACCGTGATGAAAAAATCAAAGAAGCAATTGATTTAGTCATAAAAAAATAA
- a CDS encoding serine hydrolase — protein sequence MKKRIVILAGMLVVLGIVTEFSVKLVNGVNASKKTVVVSKSSDEKTISIKTNEAKEASNKEKKSIFDEEQVVSDHIYPLTDLTTQQVSEDKLPKGTVVNVKPVKGDADWVEIVSDPPKGFIEAKYLSHRSEYIDKREKKRVKKLKPKALTKHLDQAIDNFLAQNGGDVSIYLETVNHDYSYSYDGDKVRRTASSIKLPFIAYLMTLADEGKVDLNTKLTYTANFKIDGTGIIQFEPIGTQYTIKQLAELVIRYSDNVAYLMLLNDIGEPNFVQFLAKLDPQSPNNRVFSTPRILTKAMEYVYEEKDSNKNMKLLYDWIQNSTFDDGVDVGLPGVDVAHKTGWMPMYTVSNDIALVKDKNQPYFITIMTSGYDSSYSEQSISDLSAIIDDYMLQLDLSK from the coding sequence TTGAAAAAAAGGATTGTTATTTTAGCGGGGATGTTAGTCGTGTTAGGGATCGTTACAGAGTTTTCAGTAAAGTTAGTTAACGGTGTCAATGCATCTAAAAAAACAGTAGTAGTAAGCAAATCAAGTGATGAAAAGACAATTTCAATTAAAACAAACGAAGCAAAAGAGGCAAGTAACAAAGAAAAGAAAAGCATATTTGATGAAGAACAGGTTGTATCAGACCATATTTATCCTTTGACAGATTTAACCACACAACAAGTTAGTGAAGATAAATTGCCAAAAGGGACAGTCGTAAATGTCAAACCAGTTAAAGGTGACGCTGATTGGGTCGAAATAGTAAGTGACCCACCTAAAGGGTTTATTGAAGCAAAATATTTATCGCATCGTAGTGAGTATATTGACAAGCGTGAAAAGAAAAGAGTCAAAAAGTTAAAACCAAAAGCTTTAACTAAACATCTTGACCAAGCCATCGACAATTTTTTAGCTCAAAATGGTGGCGATGTTAGCATATATCTTGAAACAGTCAATCATGATTATTCTTATAGTTATGATGGAGATAAAGTGAGACGAACAGCTAGCAGTATTAAGTTACCATTTATTGCCTACTTGATGACGTTAGCTGATGAAGGAAAAGTGGACTTAAATACAAAGTTAACTTATACAGCGAATTTTAAAATTGATGGCACTGGGATTATTCAATTTGAACCAATCGGCACACAATATACGATTAAACAGTTGGCTGAATTAGTTATCAGATACAGTGATAACGTGGCTTATTTAATGCTGTTGAATGACATAGGAGAACCAAATTTTGTTCAATTTTTAGCAAAACTAGATCCTCAATCACCAAATAACCGTGTGTTTTCAACGCCACGAATTCTAACTAAAGCCATGGAATATGTGTACGAAGAAAAAGATTCTAATAAAAATATGAAGCTACTTTACGATTGGATACAAAATAGCACATTTGATGATGGAGTAGATGTTGGTTTACCTGGTGTTGATGTGGCACATAAAACAGGTTGGATGCCAATGTATACAGTTAGTAATGACATTGCCTTAGTGAAAGATAAAAACCAACCGTACTTTATCACCATCATGACAAGTGGATATGACAGTTCATATAGTGAACAATCTATTTCTGATTTGTCTGCGATAATTGATGATTACATGTTGCAATTAGATTTATCGAAATAA
- a CDS encoding helix-turn-helix transcriptional regulator produces MNYSNYVSKAITYIQQHIDEEISLDKISEYVGYSNYHFHRLFKKETGYSLYDYIKQQRLIKASLLLKHSELSILDISTLSFFNSQEAFTRAFKNKFQIPPKKFRMLHKNIMNKGDHLMTNQKSTIPGWFKSGSASNKYGMAIDTNITHISNQSAKLFSICDDFHDEEFGTIMQQFKAEKFKGKRVKFSAFLKTELSNGSSGLWVRIDSKYYDMLAFDNMKDRLITENTDWNFYSCILDVPLQADVINIGILLLGQGTIWINSCQFQEVPNTEKVTELSPSHFVPDTPEHLDFS; encoded by the coding sequence ATGAATTATTCTAACTATGTTTCTAAAGCAATTACTTATATACAACAACATATTGACGAAGAAATAAGTCTAGATAAAATATCAGAGTACGTTGGTTATTCAAACTATCATTTTCATAGATTATTTAAGAAAGAAACTGGCTATTCACTTTACGACTATATTAAACAACAAAGATTAATAAAAGCCTCTCTTCTCTTAAAGCACTCTGAACTAAGTATATTAGATATTTCTACTCTTTCCTTTTTTAACTCTCAAGAAGCTTTCACTCGAGCATTTAAAAATAAATTTCAAATACCACCGAAAAAGTTCCGAATGTTACACAAAAATATCATGAATAAAGGAGACCACCTAATGACTAATCAAAAATCTACTATTCCCGGATGGTTTAAATCAGGATCGGCAAGTAATAAATACGGTATGGCTATTGATACTAATATTACACATATATCTAACCAATCAGCAAAACTATTTTCCATTTGTGATGACTTTCATGACGAAGAATTTGGGACAATCATGCAACAATTCAAAGCGGAAAAGTTTAAAGGAAAACGTGTGAAATTCTCAGCTTTTTTAAAAACCGAATTATCCAATGGGTCCAGTGGTTTATGGGTTCGGATTGATTCAAAATATTATGACATGCTTGCATTTGATAATATGAAAGATAGATTAATTACTGAAAATACAGATTGGAATTTTTATTCATGTATTTTAGACGTTCCATTACAAGCAGATGTGATCAACATCGGTATTCTATTACTTGGTCAAGGAACCATATGGATCAATTCATGTCAATTTCAAGAAGTACCAAATACAGAAAAAGTGACAGAGCTTTCTCCTAGTCACTTTGTTCCAGATACACCAGAACACTTAGATTTTTCCTAA
- a CDS encoding DUF4129 domain-containing protein, translating into MLPKQIEGTLPRENSETLNSFAEKVSGEMPKISVTFSELTREYEAVTYGVRKDVTISKNQKNNILDLSKYLIKTKKNT; encoded by the coding sequence TTGCTACCAAAACAGATAGAAGGAACATTACCACGTGAAAATAGCGAAACCCTGAATTCTTTTGCTGAGAAAGTTTCTGGAGAAATGCCTAAAATTAGTGTGACATTTAGTGAGTTAACTCGTGAGTATGAAGCAGTAACTTACGGTGTTAGAAAAGATGTGACAATATCAAAAAATCAAAAAAATAACATACTCGATTTATCAAAATATCTGATAAAAACAAAGAAGAACACTTAG
- a CDS encoding FAD-dependent oxidoreductase: MRTIIVGGVAGGMSAATRLRRLDEEMDIVIIEKGPYVSFANCGLPYYVSGEISNRDDLLIQTPEKLKARFNLDVKVETEVISIDAGKKEVTLSHSGQTEVMSYDKLVLSPGSKPFIPPLDGINDATNLFTLRNVPDVDNVMTYLDNHKPKKAVVIGAGFIGLEMAENLVHRGLEVTLIEMAPHVLPTVDAEMASFITNELRAKGVNVLTSQGVVAMENNGQTLVLNTGEKIETDLVLMSVGVRPENGLAESAGIELGMRGGILVDDSYETSVKDIYAVGDAIIVKNQINDEDTMIALASPANRQGRQVADVIAGMPRKNKGSIGTAIVRVFEQTIASTGLTEKQVKDLGYDYHVVHVDGKNHAGYYPGASMIFLKLIFNPTTGKIYGAQAVGKDGADKRIDVLATAIKGGLTVEDLPELELTYAPPFGSAKDIVNMVGYAALNIIEGLAENIQLSELEQANENGAVLVDVRTPEEFEQGTIEGFINLPLNEIRQRANELPKDKEIILSCQSGQRSYVAQRMLAQMGYDVKNLDGSYLLYKAINGIS, encoded by the coding sequence ATGAGAACAATTATCGTAGGTGGCGTTGCAGGTGGGATGTCTGCGGCAACAAGATTAAGACGTTTAGATGAAGAGATGGACATCGTGATTATTGAAAAAGGACCATATGTATCATTTGCGAACTGTGGGTTACCTTATTATGTATCAGGTGAAATCAGCAATCGTGATGACTTATTGATTCAAACACCTGAAAAATTAAAAGCTAGATTTAATTTGGATGTAAAAGTTGAAACAGAAGTGATTTCTATTGACGCGGGTAAAAAAGAAGTGACATTATCACATAGCGGTCAAACAGAAGTAATGAGCTATGACAAATTAGTTCTATCACCAGGATCAAAACCATTTATTCCACCTTTAGATGGCATTAATGATGCGACAAATTTATTTACATTAAGAAATGTTCCTGATGTTGACAACGTGATGACCTATTTAGACAATCACAAACCTAAAAAAGCTGTGGTTATTGGGGCAGGATTTATTGGATTAGAGATGGCAGAAAATTTAGTTCATCGTGGGTTAGAAGTGACGCTTATCGAGATGGCACCACATGTTTTACCAACAGTTGATGCTGAAATGGCATCTTTTATCACGAACGAGTTACGTGCTAAAGGTGTGAACGTGTTGACTAGCCAAGGTGTTGTGGCAATGGAAAATAACGGTCAAACACTTGTATTGAACACTGGTGAAAAAATAGAGACTGATTTAGTTTTAATGTCTGTTGGGGTTCGTCCTGAAAATGGACTAGCTGAATCTGCTGGTATTGAATTGGGTATGCGTGGGGGTATCTTAGTTGATGATTCTTATGAAACAAGTGTTAAAGATATCTATGCAGTAGGTGATGCCATCATTGTAAAAAATCAAATAAATGATGAAGATACCATGATCGCACTTGCTTCTCCAGCCAATCGTCAAGGTCGTCAAGTAGCTGACGTGATTGCTGGTATGCCACGTAAAAATAAAGGAAGTATCGGAACAGCGATAGTTCGAGTGTTTGAACAAACGATTGCTTCAACAGGTTTAACAGAAAAACAAGTAAAAGATTTAGGCTATGACTATCATGTGGTTCATGTAGATGGAAAAAACCACGCAGGGTACTATCCTGGAGCTAGCATGATTTTCTTAAAGTTGATATTTAACCCAACAACAGGTAAAATCTATGGTGCACAGGCTGTAGGTAAAGACGGTGCTGATAAACGGATTGATGTGTTAGCTACTGCAATTAAAGGTGGATTGACTGTTGAAGATTTACCGGAATTAGAATTAACTTATGCACCACCATTTGGCTCAGCAAAAGATATTGTGAATATGGTTGGTTATGCTGCGTTAAACATTATCGAAGGTTTAGCCGAAAATATCCAATTATCTGAATTAGAACAGGCCAACGAAAATGGAGCAGTATTAGTTGATGTACGAACACCTGAAGAGTTTGAACAAGGAACGATTGAAGGGTTTATTAATCTACCACTAAATGAGATTCGTCAACGTGCAAATGAATTACCAAAAGATAAAGAAATCATTTTAAGCTGTCAAAGTGGACAAAGAAGTTATGTTGCGCAACGTATGCTTGCACAAATGGGTTATGATGTGAAAAACTTGGATGGATCATATCTACTATATAAGGCGATTAATGGAATTTCATAA
- a CDS encoding non-canonical purine NTP pyrophosphatase yields MQLILASNNKNKIRELQLAFPSETIESYTTYSEPIDVVENGKTYVENALIKAKEIARIIQKPVIGDDGGLELCAFPDKLGIHTSRFFEKGLTDRQMNEQLLDLLEHESDRRFKLHASLVLYNLEDKPVIVEKVLTGRVSKTICEGGGYGFDSILIPTGYAQTLSLLSMEQRDELSPRNQAFNELIRRR; encoded by the coding sequence ATGCAGTTAATTTTAGCTAGTAATAATAAAAATAAAATACGCGAATTACAATTGGCATTTCCAAGTGAAACGATAGAATCCTATACAACATATAGTGAACCAATTGATGTCGTGGAAAATGGTAAAACCTATGTAGAAAATGCGTTGATTAAGGCTAAGGAGATTGCGAGGATCATTCAAAAACCTGTCATAGGAGATGATGGGGGATTAGAATTGTGTGCGTTTCCTGATAAGTTGGGGATTCATACATCACGTTTTTTTGAAAAGGGATTAACAGATAGGCAAATGAACGAGCAATTATTGGATTTATTAGAACACGAGAGTGACAGACGATTTAAATTGCACGCTAGTTTAGTTTTATATAACCTTGAAGATAAACCAGTCATTGTCGAAAAAGTATTAACAGGACGGGTATCAAAGACCATTTGTGAAGGTGGCGGATATGGGTTTGATTCGATTTTAATTCCAACCGGATACGCTCAGACTCTTTCGTTACTTAGTATGGAGCAACGTGATGAACTTAGTCCAAGAAATCAGGCGTTTAATGAATTAATACGGAGGCGTTAA
- a CDS encoding WYL domain-containing protein codes for MIIDFYYDPVYVLDRFPNSIIKQINKDGSHRIEIPANNGYGVKMWLLEQGSHVKVISPKYMQQYLVDNMKKTLSYYDINLNE; via the coding sequence TTGATTATTGATTTTTATTATGACCCTGTTTATGTATTGGATCGTTTCCCAAATTCCATTATAAAACAGATTAATAAAGATGGCAGTCATCGCATAGAAATCCCTGCAAACAACGGATACGGTGTCAAAATGTGGTTACTAGAACAAGGGTCTCATGTCAAAGTCATCTCACCAAAATACATGCAACAATACCTTGTAGATAACATGAAAAAAACACTATCATACTATGATATTAATCTAAATGAATAA
- a CDS encoding rhodanese-like domain-containing protein, translating to MFLFKKVPSITAQELQEKLKKPIELIDVRSPEEFAQGHIPKAKNVPLDKIQSYKPKGKEVYVVCASGPRSKRATQYLVSQNVDAYNIEGGMMMWNGTLKVGYK from the coding sequence ATGTTTTTATTTAAAAAAGTACCGAGCATTACAGCACAAGAATTACAAGAAAAGTTGAAAAAACCGATTGAATTAATAGATGTGAGAAGTCCGGAAGAATTTGCGCAAGGTCATATACCAAAAGCAAAAAATGTTCCTCTAGATAAAATACAATCCTATAAACCAAAAGGAAAAGAAGTTTATGTTGTATGTGCTTCAGGACCAAGAAGTAAACGTGCAACACAGTATTTAGTTAGTCAAAATGTTGATGCTTATAACATTGAAGGTGGCATGATGATGTGGAATGGAACATTGAAAGTGGGGTATAAATAA
- the folE gene encoding GTP cyclohydrolase I FolE translates to MEQEKQLQIEEAVKTILTAIGEDVDRDGLKETPKRVAKMYAEVFSSVQEKEFTNYKVFPSLNEDDMVLVKDIEFYSMCEHHLLPFFGKAHVAYIPSDHKVLGLSKVARMVEFCAKRPNVQEDLTIQIANLINEKVKTKGVAVSIEAEHMCMAMRGVKARGSVTKTFHYQGVFKEDKDVKNDFLRALD, encoded by the coding sequence ATGGAACAAGAAAAGCAATTGCAGATTGAAGAAGCAGTGAAGACGATTTTGACAGCGATTGGAGAAGATGTTGATCGCGATGGATTAAAAGAAACACCAAAACGTGTAGCGAAAATGTATGCAGAGGTGTTTTCTTCAGTTCAAGAAAAAGAATTTACAAACTACAAAGTCTTTCCAAGTTTAAATGAAGACGACATGGTCTTGGTTAAAGATATTGAGTTTTATTCAATGTGTGAACATCACTTGTTGCCATTCTTTGGAAAAGCACACGTTGCCTATATTCCAAGTGATCATAAAGTATTGGGTCTAAGTAAAGTGGCTCGAATGGTTGAATTTTGTGCGAAACGACCAAATGTTCAAGAAGATTTAACAATACAAATTGCCAATTTAATCAATGAAAAAGTTAAAACAAAAGGCGTTGCCGTATCGATTGAAGCAGAACACATGTGTATGGCAATGCGTGGCGTAAAAGCTCGCGGTAGTGTGACGAAAACATTCCATTATCAAGGTGTTTTTAAAGAAGATAAGGATGTTAAAAACGACTTTTTACGAGCGTTAGATTAG
- the folK gene encoding 2-amino-4-hydroxy-6-hydroxymethyldihydropteridine diphosphokinase has product METYLALGSNMGDSRHYLKQAVEQLNQHSEISVLSKSDIYETDPYGDVPQDDYLNAVIKIETTLSPHELLKTVNDIEASLDRERLVRWGPRTIDIDIVLMGELEIDTPDLIIPHKEITKRSFVLIPLKDVYTKVMLKGKSLDEWIELSGNADEVRQTNESWD; this is encoded by the coding sequence ATGGAAACCTATTTGGCACTTGGAAGTAATATGGGGGATTCACGTCATTATCTAAAACAAGCAGTGGAACAGTTGAATCAACATAGTGAGATTAGTGTTTTAAGTAAGTCAGATATATATGAAACAGATCCGTATGGTGATGTGCCACAGGATGATTATTTAAATGCAGTGATAAAAATTGAGACAACATTATCTCCACATGAGTTATTAAAAACGGTGAATGACATCGAAGCGAGTTTAGATAGAGAACGATTGGTGAGATGGGGACCAAGGACAATAGATATTGACATTGTGTTAATGGGAGAGTTAGAAATTGATACACCTGATTTAATCATTCCACATAAAGAAATCACGAAACGCTCTTTTGTGTTGATTCCTTTAAAAGATGTTTACACTAAAGTAATGCTTAAAGGAAAATCACTTGATGAATGGATTGAGTTATCAGGAAATGCTGATGAGGTCAGACAGACAAATGAAAGTTGGGATTAG
- a CDS encoding NUDIX domain-containing protein has translation MSTFDKKTTEQHYYETQVSEEEYLKWYKKQHFPTQDMPSVTVDNVLFCYNKEQDALKVLLIKRNTHPFKDSWALPGGFVTPGEATADSCIRETKEETNVEITREHVEQLHTFSTPGRDPRGWVITVSYLAFIGEEPLDAGDEAAQASWFDLTREGELLQLTNHSDATICLNLTTGESIGDDSLAFDHAKIIIKAFNRVCNKMYHEPQVLRVLGNDFTISEARKVYAKFLGVNFKDIDHSNYKKAMLPYFNEIGERATGVGRPSKIYELKS, from the coding sequence ATGTCGACTTTCGACAAAAAAACAACAGAACAACACTACTACGAAACACAAGTTAGTGAAGAAGAATATTTAAAATGGTACAAAAAACAACATTTCCCTACACAAGATATGCCATCTGTTACCGTGGACAATGTTTTATTTTGTTATAACAAAGAACAAGATGCACTAAAAGTATTGCTAATAAAACGTAATACACATCCTTTTAAAGACTCATGGGCTTTACCTGGTGGATTTGTTACACCAGGAGAAGCAACTGCTGATAGTTGCATTAGAGAAACGAAAGAAGAAACAAACGTTGAAATAACTCGGGAACATGTAGAACAACTCCATACATTTAGCACACCTGGACGTGACCCTCGTGGTTGGGTTATTACAGTTAGTTACTTAGCGTTTATTGGAGAGGAACCGTTAGATGCAGGAGATGAAGCGGCACAAGCATCATGGTTTGATTTAACACGTGAAGGAGAGTTACTACAACTAACCAATCATTCAGATGCGACGATTTGTTTAAATCTTACAACTGGTGAGTCAATTGGTGACGATTCTCTAGCGTTTGACCACGCCAAAATTATTATTAAAGCCTTTAACCGTGTGTGCAATAAAATGTATCACGAGCCACAAGTCTTGCGTGTTTTGGGAAATGATTTTACAATAAGTGAAGCAAGAAAAGTTTATGCCAAATTTCTAGGTGTGAATTTTAAAGATATCGACCATTCAAACTACAAAAAAGCGATGCTCCCTTATTTTAATGAAATTGGTGAGCGTGCAACCGGTGTTGGCCGACCATCGAAAATTTATGAACTAAAATCTTAA
- the folP gene encoding dihydropteroate synthase, whose translation MFKDKPIMGILNVTPDSFSDGGDFSDVNLAITHAKEMIADGVDIIDIGGQSTRPGYVKIAANQEMTRVIPVIEAIRDFSDIPISIDTYFPEVAKAAIEAGANIVNDIKGMDMDGMAEVVAFYNVPVIIMHSRTRQEGVSIFDDLAQFYQEKIEQCQAHDIPKENICFDPGIGFHKSMEDNELILSYPEKCRYEDYPLLYGVSRKRTIAHLINEDKPKERDFGTVAASLFSLEKGVEIVRVHNVKGMKDMLTVWNKLSR comes from the coding sequence ATGTTTAAAGATAAACCAATTATGGGCATATTAAATGTGACACCAGATTCTTTTTCAGATGGTGGTGATTTTAGTGATGTCAATTTAGCCATTACTCATGCCAAAGAGATGATTGCTGATGGCGTGGATATTATTGATATCGGCGGTCAATCAACAAGACCAGGATATGTCAAAATTGCTGCAAATCAAGAGATGACGCGAGTTATACCAGTCATTGAAGCAATACGAGATTTTAGTGATATTCCTATTTCAATAGACACTTATTTTCCTGAAGTGGCAAAAGCAGCAATCGAAGCTGGAGCAAATATTGTTAATGATATTAAAGGAATGGATATGGATGGTATGGCAGAAGTGGTGGCATTCTATAATGTGCCAGTCATTATCATGCATTCACGCACGCGACAAGAAGGGGTATCCATTTTTGATGACTTAGCTCAGTTTTATCAAGAAAAAATTGAACAATGCCAAGCGCATGATATTCCAAAAGAAAACATTTGTTTTGATCCAGGGATTGGATTTCATAAATCAATGGAAGATAATGAACTCATTTTATCTTACCCAGAAAAATGTCGTTATGAGGATTATCCATTACTTTACGGGGTATCTAGAAAGCGGACAATCGCCCACTTAATTAATGAAGATAAACCAAAAGAACGAGATTTTGGAACAGTAGCAGCTTCTCTTTTCTCATTGGAAAAAGGAGTAGAGATTGTAAGAGTTCACAACGTAAAAGGAATGAAAGACATGCTAACTGTTTGGAATAAATTAAGCCGATAA